The following are from one region of the Pseudomonadales bacterium genome:
- the ettA gene encoding energy-dependent translational throttle protein EttA, whose translation MAQYVYTMQGVSKIVPPKRVILENISLSFFPGAKIGVLGLNGSGKSSLLRIMAGVDTEFEGEARPQKGIRVGYLAQEPQLDETLTVRGNVELGVSDTMDLLNEYNAIAEKFAEPMEEEEMNALLERQGDLQTKIDGVNGWEIDRTLEIAADALRLPPWEAEVSKLSGGEKRRVALCQLLLSNPDMLLLDEPTNHLDAESVAWLERFLAEYPGTVVAVTHDRYFLDNVAGWILELDRGRGIPFEGNYSAWLESKEKRLEHEQSSEKARQRAIKSELEWVRSNPKARQAKSKSRMQRFEELMSKETQSRNETAELYIPPGERLGEKVIDANHVSKGFGDRLLIDDMTCSLPQGAIVGIIGGNGAGKSTFFRMVTGQEKPDSGSIDLGETVDLAYVDQSRDSLDGSKTVWEEISDGQDIIRIGKYEIASRGYVSRFNFKGADQQKRVGDLSGGERNRVHLAKLLRRGANVLLLDEPTNDLDVETLRALEEALLNFPGTVLVISHDRWFLDRIATHILAFEGDSHVEWFAGNFSDYEADHRKRLAESGGDSTPHRMRYKPLVR comes from the coding sequence GTGGCCCAATACGTCTACACCATGCAGGGTGTTTCCAAGATCGTCCCGCCGAAGCGGGTGATTCTCGAGAACATCTCCCTTTCCTTTTTCCCCGGCGCCAAGATCGGCGTGCTGGGGCTCAACGGGTCGGGAAAGTCCAGTCTGCTGCGGATCATGGCCGGGGTGGATACCGAATTCGAAGGCGAGGCCCGCCCTCAGAAAGGCATCCGGGTCGGCTATCTGGCCCAGGAGCCCCAGCTGGACGAGACGCTGACCGTGCGGGGCAATGTCGAGCTGGGTGTCAGCGACACCATGGATCTGCTCAACGAGTACAACGCCATCGCCGAGAAATTCGCCGAGCCGATGGAAGAGGAGGAGATGAACGCCCTGCTCGAGCGGCAGGGGGATCTGCAGACAAAAATCGACGGCGTGAACGGCTGGGAGATCGACAGGACCCTGGAGATCGCCGCCGACGCGCTGCGGCTGCCGCCCTGGGAAGCGGAAGTCAGCAAGCTCTCCGGCGGGGAGAAACGCCGGGTGGCTCTGTGTCAGCTGCTACTGTCGAACCCGGACATGCTGCTGCTGGACGAGCCCACCAACCACCTGGACGCGGAATCCGTCGCCTGGCTGGAGCGCTTCCTGGCGGAGTATCCGGGCACCGTGGTGGCGGTCACCCACGACCGTTACTTTCTGGATAACGTGGCCGGCTGGATTCTGGAGCTCGACCGCGGCCGCGGCATTCCCTTCGAAGGCAATTACAGTGCCTGGCTGGAATCCAAGGAAAAGCGGCTCGAGCACGAGCAGTCCTCGGAGAAAGCCCGACAGCGGGCGATCAAGTCTGAACTCGAGTGGGTGCGCTCGAATCCGAAAGCGCGTCAGGCCAAGAGCAAGTCGCGCATGCAGCGCTTCGAGGAACTGATGTCGAAAGAGACCCAGTCCCGCAACGAGACCGCCGAACTGTACATCCCGCCCGGTGAGCGCCTGGGTGAAAAGGTGATCGATGCCAATCATGTCAGCAAAGGCTTTGGCGACCGGCTGCTGATCGACGACATGACCTGCAGCCTGCCCCAGGGAGCCATCGTGGGCATCATCGGCGGCAACGGCGCGGGCAAATCGACCTTCTTTCGCATGGTCACCGGTCAGGAAAAACCGGACAGCGGCAGCATCGATCTCGGAGAAACCGTGGATCTGGCCTACGTTGACCAGAGCCGCGACTCGCTGGACGGCTCGAAAACCGTCTGGGAAGAGATCTCGGATGGCCAGGACATCATCCGCATCGGCAAATACGAGATCGCCTCCCGGGGCTATGTCTCCCGCTTCAACTTCAAAGGCGCCGACCAGCAGAAGCGGGTGGGCGACCTGTCCGGTGGCGAGCGCAACCGGGTGCATCTGGCCAAACTGCTGCGGCGCGGGGCCAACGTTCTGCTGCTGGACGAACCCACCAATGATCTCGACGTGGAAACCCTCCGGGCGCTGGAAGAAGCGCTGCTGAACTTCCCGGGCACAGTGCTGGTGATCTCCCACGACCGCTGGTTCCTGGATCGGATCGCCACCCACATTCTCGCCTTCGAAGGGGATTCTCATGTGGAGTGGTTCGCCGGTAACTTCAGTGACTACGAGGCGGATCACAGGAAGCGTCTGGCCGAATCCGGCGGCGACTCGACCCCGCACCGGATGAGATACAAGCCGCTGGTGCGCTGA